From Macaca mulatta isolate MMU2019108-1 chromosome 1, T2T-MMU8v2.0, whole genome shotgun sequence, the proteins below share one genomic window:
- the AUNIP gene encoding aurora kinase A- and ninein-interacting protein isoform X2: MRRTGPEEEACGVWLDAAALKRRKVQTHLIKPGTKMLTLLPGERKASIYFTQRRAPSTGIHQRSIASFFTLQPGKTNGSDQKSVSSHTESQLNKESKKNVTQLDHLIPGLAHDCMISPLATSTTADIQEAGLSPQSLQTSGHHRTELSLLQPDTLDCAGESNTPLAFSFTEDLESSCLLDQKEEKGDSARKWEWLHGSKKNCHSMKKYTKLPGDKCCQPLGKTKLERKVSAKENRQAPVLLQTYRESWNGENVESVKQSSCPVSVFSWDNENNDKDSWSQLFTEDSQGQRVIAHNTRAPFQDVTNNWNWDLGPFPDSSWTQCQEDGPTQNLKPDLLFTQDSEVRALAC, encoded by the exons aCACATTTAATCAAACCAGGCACCAAAATGCTAACACTCCTTCCTGGAGAAAGAAAGGCTAGTATTTATTTTACTCAAAGAAGAGCTCCATCTACAGGCATTCACCAGAGAAGCATTGCTTCCTTCTTCACCTtgcagccag GAAAGACAAATGGTAGTGACCAGAAGAGTGTTTCATCTCATACAGAAAGTCAGCTCAACAAAGAGTCCAAGAAAAATGTGACCCAGCTAGACCATTTGATCCCAGGCTTAGCACATGATTGCATGATATCCCCTTTAGCCACTTCAACCACTGCAGACATCCAGGAAGCTGGACTCTCTCCTCAGTCCCTCCAGACTTCTGGCCACCACAGAACTGAGCTATCTTTGCTCCAGCCTGATACTCTAGACTGTGCTGGAGAGAGTAATACCCCATTGGCTTTTTCCTTCACTGAGGACTTGGAAAGTTCTTGTTTGCTagaccaaaaggaagaaaaaggggaTTCTGCCAGGAAATGGGAATGGCTTCATGGGTCTAAGAAGAACTGTCACAGTATGAAGAAATATACCAAACTACCTGGGGACAAATGCTGTCAGCCTTTAGGCAAGACTAAATTGGAAAGAAAGGTGTCTGCCAAAGAAAACAGGCAGGCCCCTGTCCTCCTTCAAACATACAGGGAATCCTGGAATGGAGAAAACGTAGAATCAGTGAAACAAAGCTCTTGTCCGGTTTCTGTGTTTTCCTGGGACAATGAAAACAATGACAAGGACTCCTGGAGTCAGCTTTTCACTGAAGATTCTCAAGGTCAGCGGGTCATTGCCCACAACACTAGAGCTCCTTTTCAAGATGTAACGAATAACTGGAATTGGGACTTAGGGCCGTTTCCTGACAGTTCTTGGACTCAGTGCCAGGAGGATGGGCCAACTCAAAATCTGAAGCCTGATTTGCTCTTTACCCAGGACTCTGAAG TCCGAGCTCTAGCTTGTTAG
- the AUNIP gene encoding aurora kinase A- and ninein-interacting protein isoform X1, translated as MRRTGPEEEACGVWLDAAALKRRKVQTHLIKPGTKMLTLLPGERKASIYFTQRRAPSTGIHQRSIASFFTLQPGKTNGSDQKSVSSHTESQLNKESKKNVTQLDHLIPGLAHDCMISPLATSTTADIQEAGLSPQSLQTSGHHRTELSLLQPDTLDCAGESNTPLAFSFTEDLESSCLLDQKEEKGDSARKWEWLHGSKKNCHSMKKYTKLPGDKCCQPLGKTKLERKVSAKENRQAPVLLQTYRESWNGENVESVKQSSCPVSVFSWDNENNDKDSWSQLFTEDSQGQRVIAHNTRAPFQDVTNNWNWDLGPFPDSSWTQCQEDGPTQNLKPDLLFTQDSEGNQVIRHQF; from the exons aCACATTTAATCAAACCAGGCACCAAAATGCTAACACTCCTTCCTGGAGAAAGAAAGGCTAGTATTTATTTTACTCAAAGAAGAGCTCCATCTACAGGCATTCACCAGAGAAGCATTGCTTCCTTCTTCACCTtgcagccag GAAAGACAAATGGTAGTGACCAGAAGAGTGTTTCATCTCATACAGAAAGTCAGCTCAACAAAGAGTCCAAGAAAAATGTGACCCAGCTAGACCATTTGATCCCAGGCTTAGCACATGATTGCATGATATCCCCTTTAGCCACTTCAACCACTGCAGACATCCAGGAAGCTGGACTCTCTCCTCAGTCCCTCCAGACTTCTGGCCACCACAGAACTGAGCTATCTTTGCTCCAGCCTGATACTCTAGACTGTGCTGGAGAGAGTAATACCCCATTGGCTTTTTCCTTCACTGAGGACTTGGAAAGTTCTTGTTTGCTagaccaaaaggaagaaaaaggggaTTCTGCCAGGAAATGGGAATGGCTTCATGGGTCTAAGAAGAACTGTCACAGTATGAAGAAATATACCAAACTACCTGGGGACAAATGCTGTCAGCCTTTAGGCAAGACTAAATTGGAAAGAAAGGTGTCTGCCAAAGAAAACAGGCAGGCCCCTGTCCTCCTTCAAACATACAGGGAATCCTGGAATGGAGAAAACGTAGAATCAGTGAAACAAAGCTCTTGTCCGGTTTCTGTGTTTTCCTGGGACAATGAAAACAATGACAAGGACTCCTGGAGTCAGCTTTTCACTGAAGATTCTCAAGGTCAGCGGGTCATTGCCCACAACACTAGAGCTCCTTTTCAAGATGTAACGAATAACTGGAATTGGGACTTAGGGCCGTTTCCTGACAGTTCTTGGACTCAGTGCCAGGAGGATGGGCCAACTCAAAATCTGAAGCCTGATTTGCTCTTTACCCAGGACTCTGAAGGTAATCAAGTTATCAGGCACCAATTCTAA